One Denticeps clupeoides chromosome 10, fDenClu1.1, whole genome shotgun sequence genomic window carries:
- the slco4a1 gene encoding solute carrier organic anion transporter family member 4A1: MPNLLNTDTSFSSKQELLDLHDGPVSPGLDTPCPVGSREDSPSASSLSSPSGELAQVGFRTASAGNDLASNSNGMQFIPADSEQLCGWGALTPRAIQTFNTPRWVLFFLCVASFLQGMIINGFINTVITSIERRFDLRSYQAGLIASSYDIAACLCLAFVSYFGGTGHKPRWLGWGVLIMALGSLVFALPHFTTPPYQVNLLEHTGLCSTNQTEPCQNMEASGLSAYRYVFMLGQFLHGVGATPLYTLGVTYLDENVKSSYAPVYIGIFYTAAIVGPAAGYLLGGFFLNIYTEIGQATDLTPENPLWVGAWWIGFLAGGAAALVIALPILGYPRQLPGSQRYVAMRVSEAHQLKDGSHTTACDPQFGKTVKDMPRSVLLLLKNPTFIFLCLAGATEATLIAGMSTFGPKFLESQFSLSASEAATWFGYMVVPAGGGGTFLGGYIVKKLNLRCRGIIRFCMLCALVSLLTIFIFLIHCPNIPMAGVTAPYHTGPLQGHTQHHRVYPDLYYRGEKYESSVLEGNLTVSCNAGCHCVKELYNPVCGADGVMYYSPCHAGCSTMNQTHSYNSKQLFTGCSCVVGNVTWGEEGLAIAGKCTSTCYHMPLFLTFLFIVIFFTFLCSIPALTATLRCVPDSQRSFGLGIQWIVVRTLGGIPGPIAFGSVIDISCLLWQEQCGEHGSCYLYQNSAMSNYTLTAGIIYKVLGTVFFLLASILYQPPPESPQSSCESTDQGAGDSVGESGDLPIKDLPPEIIANVHARL; this comes from the exons ATGCCCAACCTGCTAAACACTGACACCTCCTTCAGCTCCAAGCAGGAGCTCCTGGACCTCCATGATGGTCCAGTCAGCCCTGGGCTGGACACCCCCTGCCCTGTGGGATCTCGGGAGGACAGTCCCTCAGCTTCCAGCCTCAGCAGCCCATCTGGAGAGTTGGCCCAGGTGGGCTTCAGGACAGCCAGTGCGGGGAACGATTTGGCCAGCAATAGCAATGGGATGCAATTCATCCCCGCAGACTCAGAGCAGCTGTGCGGCTGGGGGGCACTGACCCCACGTGCCATCCAGACATTCAACACCCCTCGGTGGGTGCTCTTCTTTCTCTGCGTAGCTTCCTTCCTGCAGGGTATGATAATCAATGGCTTCATCAACACCGTGATAACCTCCATCGAGCGCCGCTTCGACCTGCGCAGCTACCAG GCCGGCCTGATTGCCAGTTCCTACGACATCGCCGCCTGCCTGTGCCTGGCCTTTGTCAGCTACTTTGGAGGAACCGGCCACAAGCCCCGCTGGTTGGGCTGGGGGGTACTGATCATGGCTCTAGGGTCACTGGTCTTTGCCCTGCCCCACTTCACCACACCTCCTTACCAAGTGAACCTGCTGGAGCACACGGGCCTGTGCTCAACCAATCAAACAGAGCCATGCCAGAACATGGAGGCCAGTGGGTTGTCGGCATACCGCTACGTCTTCATGCTGGGCCAGTTCTTGCACGGTGTGGGAGCGACACCACTTTACACACTGGGGGTCACCTACCTGGATGAAAATGTTAAATCCAGCTATGCACCAGTCTACATAG GAATCTTTTACACTGCTGCCATTGTTGGCCCAGCAGCCGGATACCTGCTGGGAGGATTCTTCCTCAACATCTACACTGAGATTGGCCAAGC GACAGACCTAACCCCAGAGAACCCACTTTGGGTTGGAGCATGGTGGATCGGTTTCTTGGCTGGTGGAGCTGCAGCTTTGGTCATAGCCCTTCCTATTCTGGGATATCCAAGGCagctgccag gCTCTCAGCGTTACGTTGCTATGCGTGTATCAGAAGCCCACCAGCTGAAGGACGGGAGTCACACCACAGCCTGTGACCCCCAGTTTGGGAAGACGGTTAAAGACATGCCCAG gTCAGTTCTCCTCCTGCTGAAGAATCCCACCTTTATTTTCTTGTGTCTggctggtgccactgaggccacCCTGATTGCTGGAATGTCTACATTTGGACCCAAGTTCCTGGAGTCTCAGTTCAGCCTGAGTGCCTCAGAGGCAGCTACCTGGTTTG GCTATATGGTGGTGCCTGCGGGTGGAGGTGGAACCTTCCTGGGTGGTTACATTGTGAAGAAGCTGAATCTGCGCTGTCGTGGCATCATACGTTTCTGTATGCTTTGCGCCCTGGTCAGTTTGCTGACaatcttcatcttcctcatccaCTGTCCCAACATCCCTATGGCAGGAGTCACGGCACCGTACCACACGGGACCACTGCAGGGCCACACCCAGCACCACAGAGTATATCCGGACTTGTATTATAGAGGGGAGAAGTATGAAAG CTCCGTGTTGGAGGGCAATTTGACGGTGAGCTGTAACGCCGGCTGCCATTGTGTGAAGGAGCTCTATAACCCGGTGTGTGGGGCAGATGGAGTGATGTACTACTCCCCATGCCATGCAGGCTGCAGCACCATGAACCAGACGCACAGTTACAATAGCAAACAG CTCTTCACCGGCTGTAGCTGTGTGGTGGGGAACGTGACGTGGGGCGAGGAGGGACTCGCGATTGCTGGAAAGTGCACCTCTACTTGTTACCACATGCCGCTGTTCCTCACCTTCCTGTTTATCGTCATCTTCTTTACGTTCCTCTGCAGTATTCCAGCGCTCACTGCCACCCTGAG GTGCGTACCTGACAGCCAGAGATCCTTTGGGCTTGGCATCCAGTGGATTGTGGTGCGCACTCTTG GTGGCATCCCTGGCCCAATCGCATTTGGCTCTGTGATTGACATATCTTGCCTGCTGTGgcaggagcagtgtggggaaCATGGTTCCTGCTACCTCTACCAGAACTCTGCCATGAGTAACTACACTCTCACAGCAGGCATCATATACAAG GTTCTGGGTACAGTGTTCTTTTTACTGGCCAGTATTTTGTATCAACCTCCTCCAGAATCTCCTCAAAGTAGCTGTGAAAGTACAGATCAAGGTGCAGGAGACAGTGTGGGAGAGTCAGGAGACCTGCCAATCAAAGACCTTCCCCCAGAGATCATTGCCAATGTACATGCAAGATTATGA